In Balaenoptera acutorostrata chromosome 19, mBalAcu1.1, whole genome shotgun sequence, the following proteins share a genomic window:
- the LIN37 gene encoding protein lin-37 homolog isoform X1 has translation MFPVKVKVEKSELEMAKARNQLDAVLQCLLEKSHMDRERLDEEAGKTPSDTHNKDCSITASGKRPSARFPHQRRKKRREMDEGLAEGGPQRSNSYVIKLFDRSVDLAQFSENTPLYPICRAWMRNSPTVRERERSPSSPLPPLPEDEEGSEVTNSKSRDVYKLPPPTAPGPPGDACRSRIPSPLQPETQGTPDDEPSEPEPSPSALIYRNMQRWKRIRQRWKEASHRNQLRYSESMKILREMYERQ, from the exons AGTTGGAGATGGCCAAGGCCCGGAACCAACTGGATGCTGTTCTGCAGTGTCTGCTGGAGAAGAGTCACATGGACAG GGAGCGTCTGGATGAGGAAGCTGGGAAGACCCCCTCAGACACCCACAACAA GGATTGCTCCATCACGGCCAGCGGCAAACG GCCATCTGCCCGATTCCCCCATCAgcggaggaagaagaggagggagatggatGAGGGGCTGGCCGAGGGAGGGCCACAGCGATCCA ACTCGTACGTGATCAAGCTGTTTGACCGGAGCGTGGACTTGGCTCAGTTCAGTGAGAACACACCGCTCTACCCGATCTGCCGAGCCTGGATGCGCAACAGCCCCACAGTGCGCGAGCGTGAACGCTCACCCAGTTCACCGCTGCCCCCACTGCCTGAGGATGAGGAG GGTTCAGAGGTCACCAACAGCAAGAGTCGTGATGTGTATAAGCTGCCTCCACCCACAGCTCCCGGACCACCCGGAGATGCCTGTAGATCCCGAATTCCATCCCCACTGCAGCCTGAGACCCAGGGTACCCCTGATGATGAG CCCTCTGAGCCTGAGCCCTCACCCTCCGCACTCATCTACCGAAACATGCAGCGCTGGAAACGCATCCGCCAGAG GTGGAAGGAGGCATCCCATCGGAACCAGCTTCGTTACTCAGAAAGCATGAAGATCCTACGGGAGATGTACGAGCGACAGTGA
- the LIN37 gene encoding protein lin-37 homolog isoform X3 translates to MFPVKVKVEKSELEMAKARNQLDAVLQCLLEKSHMDRERLDEEAGKTPSDTHNKDCSITASGKRPSARFPHQRRKKRREMDEGLAEGGPQRSNSYVIKLFDRSVDLAQFSENTPLYPICRAWMRNSPTVRERERSPSSPLPPLPEDEELPDHPEMPVDPEFHPHCSLRPRVPLMMSPLSLSPHPPHSSTETCSAGNASARGGRRHPIGTSFVTQKA, encoded by the exons AGTTGGAGATGGCCAAGGCCCGGAACCAACTGGATGCTGTTCTGCAGTGTCTGCTGGAGAAGAGTCACATGGACAG GGAGCGTCTGGATGAGGAAGCTGGGAAGACCCCCTCAGACACCCACAACAA GGATTGCTCCATCACGGCCAGCGGCAAACG GCCATCTGCCCGATTCCCCCATCAgcggaggaagaagaggagggagatggatGAGGGGCTGGCCGAGGGAGGGCCACAGCGATCCA ACTCGTACGTGATCAAGCTGTTTGACCGGAGCGTGGACTTGGCTCAGTTCAGTGAGAACACACCGCTCTACCCGATCTGCCGAGCCTGGATGCGCAACAGCCCCACAGTGCGCGAGCGTGAACGCTCACCCAGTTCACCGCTGCCCCCACTGCCTGAGGATGAGGAG CTCCCGGACCACCCGGAGATGCCTGTAGATCCCGAATTCCATCCCCACTGCAGCCTGAGACCCAGGGTACCCCTGATGATGAG CCCTCTGAGCCTGAGCCCTCACCCTCCGCACTCATCTACCGAAACATGCAGCGCTGGAAACGCATCCGCCAGAG GTGGAAGGAGGCATCCCATCGGAACCAGCTTCGTTACTCAGAAAGCATGA
- the LIN37 gene encoding protein lin-37 homolog isoform X2, whose translation MFPVKVKVEKSELEMAKARNQLDAVLQCLLEKSHMDRPSARFPHQRRKKRREMDEGLAEGGPQRSNSYVIKLFDRSVDLAQFSENTPLYPICRAWMRNSPTVRERERSPSSPLPPLPEDEEGSEVTNSKSRDVYKLPPPTAPGPPGDACRSRIPSPLQPETQGTPDDEPSEPEPSPSALIYRNMQRWKRIRQRWKEASHRNQLRYSESMKILREMYERQ comes from the exons AGTTGGAGATGGCCAAGGCCCGGAACCAACTGGATGCTGTTCTGCAGTGTCTGCTGGAGAAGAGTCACATGGACAG GCCATCTGCCCGATTCCCCCATCAgcggaggaagaagaggagggagatggatGAGGGGCTGGCCGAGGGAGGGCCACAGCGATCCA ACTCGTACGTGATCAAGCTGTTTGACCGGAGCGTGGACTTGGCTCAGTTCAGTGAGAACACACCGCTCTACCCGATCTGCCGAGCCTGGATGCGCAACAGCCCCACAGTGCGCGAGCGTGAACGCTCACCCAGTTCACCGCTGCCCCCACTGCCTGAGGATGAGGAG GGTTCAGAGGTCACCAACAGCAAGAGTCGTGATGTGTATAAGCTGCCTCCACCCACAGCTCCCGGACCACCCGGAGATGCCTGTAGATCCCGAATTCCATCCCCACTGCAGCCTGAGACCCAGGGTACCCCTGATGATGAG CCCTCTGAGCCTGAGCCCTCACCCTCCGCACTCATCTACCGAAACATGCAGCGCTGGAAACGCATCCGCCAGAG GTGGAAGGAGGCATCCCATCGGAACCAGCTTCGTTACTCAGAAAGCATGAAGATCCTACGGGAGATGTACGAGCGACAGTGA